The sequence TTCTACCACAGAGAACACAGAGGGCACAGAGAGAAAAGCGGCTGGGCTAGGGGTTTCACCCCTAGAACCCCGAGGATTTTTTGTCTTTTGGGAGATTGGGGGTCTGGGGGAAAATCCCCCAGCCAGATTGTTTTCTTTCTCCGTGTCCTCTGTGTTCTCTGTGGTAGAATGTCCTACTCCGAACTTTTTAGGACGCTTCACCTTCGCAAACTCTATCATCTGTTACCCCACTTTGAACCATGCCTAAAAAAGAAATATATAAAAACGAGGGAATATTGCGTTGCGACTATAACTATATTAATATCAAGGCACTGGGGAAAATGGTGTAAAGATTTGAAGCTTGGGAATGCAGTTACGCAGGCCTGACACCCATCAGTAGTTCTATGATAGTTTTTTGGAATTCTTCAAGAGAGCCTTCCCATCCTTTGACTTGAATATATCCTTGACCCATCGCGTCCTTTAAATCTACGTCGAGTTTTTCTGAAATTAATCTTACAACAAGAACCCCAGAACCAATATTATCCCTTTCTAAAACCTTGTAATGGGGTCAGGCCTGACATTCGGACATTTGAGGTTCACCAATCACCATTCACAGTTAAAAAAAAAGAGCTGCTAAGCAGCTCTTTTTTATTGAATGGGGCAACCTGGACTTGAACCAGGGACCAACGGGTTATGAGTCCGTTGCTCTAACCAACTGAGCTATTGCCCCGTAGTGGGAACATTTTTTCGAGGGCCTCTTTAGAGGTTTCTGTATAATGTTGAGGTAATGATATAAGAAGCTGACAAAAAACGCAAATAGATTTCGTATTTTTGGATGTTATGTTTTAGTTCCTTTTCATTGTCATCGTTCTAGCCCGTGATTTGGTAGCAATCAAGGCTTTGCTACAGTCCTGTAGATAGTAACGAAAATCTTTTGTCCCGTCGAGGAGAGGATTTTTGCGGATTAGCAAAAATCGCCGATGGCGGGACTCGCTTGCGAATTGCACCAGTCATAAAGCGCAGGTATTTTTGGCGTAAGCCGAAAATGAGCCCGCTTTAGCGGGTTAGGCGCTTTTTTAGCTGGTGCAATTCTTAGTAACGAAGCGACGGATGATGAGAGTGTGGCGACACGGCAAACAGGTGTCCAGAGGAAACTTCGTTTCCTTTGGCGGGAGAGGTTTGGAGAGGGCAGGGTCCCTTTCCAAAATGAAAGTGAAGAAATCTTTTGCTAATAAAAGCTTTTGTTAGCTATAAGGAGAGCCTTAGATTAATAGATAATAACAAGGTGTTATGCTGATGAAGAAGAATATTGTAGTGTTACTATTTTGTGCTGTGATGGTATGTGTTGGTGGGAGTATTTTTGGTGCTGACGACGTTAAGGCGGAGGCGTCGCAACGTGGAGAGTGGCTACCTAGTGGTTCAGAGCTTTTCAAGCCACCTATTGCCGACCCACGTATAGTATCGTATTCTGCGGGGTATCGTGTCAGCGACAGTGTTATTAGCCATTATGTTGCAGCGGTATCGTTTGGCGAGCCTATCCCTTTATATCGTTTTAATGAAGTATCGATAGGGGAGTTTGCAGGGGCGTTGCAGATCGACCTCGAGCCGGGGATATGGTCTGTCTTTGACACCAACAGAAGATCTTTACCTTTGATAAACACTGATTTTTCCATAGGGGTCGTTGCCACTTATGCTTTCGATATGTGGTCATTCCGCGCAAGGCTTTCTCATGTGTCTACTCATCTTGGCGACGAATACGTCATTAATGAAAGCATCACCGACACTCAGAGGCTTAACGTCAGCAATGAGACCTTTGACGTCATGGCGTCATATAAAGTCTCTGACGACCTTCGTTTCTTTGCTGGGCTGGGGTATATTCTTAATAGCAACAAAGAATTTACCATACAGCCGCTTTTCATAGAATATGGTGGAGAGGCGTATTTCTGCGAATACACCGACGCCAAGCGTAAGCTCGTCCACAAGCCTTTCTTTGCGTTGTATATCAAGAACAAAGAAGACGTACGCTTTAGCCCTGATATCAACTACTGTGTTGGTGTTGAGACAGACAAGACCGACAGTACCGGCAAGAGACTACGTGTCATGGCGGAATACCACGATGGCTATTCCCAAGAAGGGCAGTTTATGCGTGACAAGACGCAGTACTTCACCCTGAAATTCTCATTTGGTTACTAATTAATTAGTTCGGAATTCGGAGTAGAAATAGGATTTTTCACCACAGAGAACACAGAGAACACAGAGAGGGAAAAGAACATGGCTGGGGGATTTCCCCCAGACCCCCTTTTTCATTGAACATTGAACATTGAACATTGAATAAGCCCGGACACGGCAGTGCCCCCTCTCGACGTTGTCGTAAGAGTGAGGTTGTATCTTTACGCGCGCTATAGGAAAAACAAAGAAAAGAAGTGCAGTTAACGACAATGACGATAGCTGTGCGTCTGCTGCGCGCTCTGCGCAGTGGCGCTCTCTGTGTAGCTCTGTGGTTCTCCGTGGCTCCGTGGTAAAATCCTGCTCCTGGTCCTGCTCTTCTACGCTATCCGCTACCTGAAGGCTCCGTGGTAAAAAATCCTATTCTGAAATTTCGAGCTATTGTTCAACGATGACGAAGCCATCGTTGTATGTTGGTCCATCTTTCCCTATAGGCAGTGTGCCTTCGAAGAATTGCCGGTATATTTCGAGGCCTTGTTCGGCGGTTTGTATGCAGTAGAAGCAGTTGCTCGTCCATTCTGATCCGGCGATAGTGCCGGAATCGAGGTTGCATTGGAAGCGTGATGTTATCTTTTTCTCCCAGTATTCTGGAGTGCCGAAGAGTAATATCGGCGAGGCGTCATTACTTCCGACTTTACGGTTTACCGCTTCTAATGTGAACTCGAAGTCTGTCCCTATTCCTCCCATGAGGAAGATTGGCAGGTCGAGGTTGAATTCCGCCTGTCTTTCGACGACTTTGTCTATGCGGTATGTCATCTTGGCGTCGACATAAGGGTTTTGATGCTGTTCGTTGACGACGGTATTTTCATCGACCCTGAAGTCTACGATATTAGCACAAGAAAGGATATCGAGGTCTTTGGCGACATGGTTTCCTATCTCCATAGCGCCGGGGCCGCCGCCGGTGACGAGGGCGAGGGGTGTACCTTCGGCGAGTAGGGGGTGGTTGACGTCGGCGCGCATATCAAGGACGCCTTTTAGCAGGGTACGAAGCTCTTCTTCGAAGGTTCCTGATAGGAGGTTCGAGCCGTATATACCGAAAACCGTAGAGCGCAAGAATTTCGACTCCTCTTCTATAGGAACAAACATCCCAGAGTCTTTATTATCTTTCTTGAGGTATTGCAAGATCTTCCCAGACCTCTCGTCAACCCAATAGACTGGGATGGCGAAATTCGCAAGGTCTATAAGGAAGGCACGATCTTCATGGGAGAAGTATTCTCCATGAGAACGTGAAGGATACCGAAAATACAGGCCTTTTAGGCAACGCTGGACTTCTGGGCTCAGAAGCATACGTTTCATCAGCGGCGAAGGAAAATGCCGCGAAAGAAGTATCCCTTGGCTTGTTATAAGTCCGTTGCAGATAGCTCGCAAGAAGTGTGACGACGGCAGTGTTTCGACATATTTATCGATCATAAGAGCCTGACGATGGCTTTGGGCGATGCCGGGGAATTCAAAATGTGCTCCTTCGCTGGTTATCCAGTCGTCTTCGGTAAGGTCAAGGAGCTGCTTCCCTTTGACGACGAAGACAGAAGCAAGGAGGTTGTCGGGCTTCGGCGCCGTATCGAAAGCTTTGAAGATGACTTCTGGGTCTTCGATAAACGTTTGTAGTTGGTCTCTGTCGGAAAAGAAAACATGCTCGCGATGAGGCTCTAAAGTATAAAACTCAATGGGGATGTCTGTTATCTCATGAGAGCTTTCGCCGTATAGCTCATATACGTCGCCAGATGCCTTGGTGTCGGGCTGTAATATCGAAGCAGTGGTGTGTTTGTATCCAGGAGCAAGAAGAGAGTTGACAACACGTCCGAAGACGGTGCGGATATGTAAAGGCTCAGTCTTGACAAGAAGAGCCTCTCCAGAAGAA is a genomic window of Waddliaceae bacterium containing:
- a CDS encoding DUF1207 domain-containing protein, with amino-acid sequence MKKNIVVLLFCAVMVCVGGSIFGADDVKAEASQRGEWLPSGSELFKPPIADPRIVSYSAGYRVSDSVISHYVAAVSFGEPIPLYRFNEVSIGEFAGALQIDLEPGIWSVFDTNRRSLPLINTDFSIGVVATYAFDMWSFRARLSHVSTHLGDEYVINESITDTQRLNVSNETFDVMASYKVSDDLRFFAGLGYILNSNKEFTIQPLFIEYGGEAYFCEYTDAKRKLVHKPFFALYIKNKEDVRFSPDINYCVGVETDKTDSTGKRLRVMAEYHDGYSQEGQFMRDKTQYFTLKFSFGY